The following proteins come from a genomic window of Actinopolyspora saharensis:
- a CDS encoding glutathione S-transferase family protein yields the protein MSDVSEGARSTTGSARPEHGQGGVYAVPGKEYVRDTRYIDTRVTADGRDGFPVEPGRYRLIAARACPWANRAVIVRRLLGLEDVISLGLAGPTHDSRSWTFDLDPGGRDPVLGFERLREAYFRRDPNYSRGITVPALVDATTGAVVTNDFAQITVDLSTQWREYHRAGAPDLLPAEHGDEIAEITRYVFTEVNNGVYRCGFAGSQSAYDEAYQRLWSALDWLEDRLRDRRYLVGDSITEADVRLFTTLVRFDAVYHGHFKCNRHKLTEMPALWAYARDLFQTPGFGDTVDFEQIKQHYYIVHSDINPTGIVPAGPDLSGWTTPHGRESLGGSPFGNGTPPGPVRQGERVDPAHTPLP from the coding sequence AGCACGGCCAGGGCGGAGTCTACGCGGTTCCGGGCAAGGAGTACGTCCGCGACACCCGCTACATCGACACTCGCGTCACCGCCGACGGGCGCGACGGCTTTCCCGTCGAGCCGGGGCGGTACCGGTTGATCGCCGCCCGCGCCTGTCCGTGGGCGAACCGGGCGGTCATCGTGCGCAGGCTGCTGGGCCTGGAGGACGTGATCTCGCTGGGGCTGGCCGGGCCCACGCACGATTCCCGCTCGTGGACGTTCGACCTCGATCCGGGCGGGCGCGACCCGGTGCTGGGGTTCGAACGGCTGCGGGAGGCCTACTTCCGGCGCGATCCGAACTACTCGCGGGGGATCACGGTCCCGGCGCTGGTGGACGCGACCACGGGAGCTGTGGTCACCAACGACTTCGCCCAGATCACGGTCGACCTGTCGACGCAGTGGCGCGAGTACCACCGCGCCGGTGCCCCCGATCTGCTGCCCGCCGAGCACGGCGACGAGATCGCCGAGATCACCCGGTACGTGTTCACCGAGGTGAACAACGGTGTCTACCGCTGCGGCTTCGCGGGCAGCCAGTCCGCCTACGACGAGGCCTACCAGCGCCTGTGGAGCGCGCTCGACTGGCTGGAGGACCGGCTGCGGGACAGGCGCTACCTCGTCGGTGACTCGATCACCGAGGCCGACGTGCGGCTGTTCACCACCCTGGTGCGGTTCGACGCCGTCTACCACGGGCACTTCAAGTGCAACCGGCACAAGCTCACCGAGATGCCCGCGCTGTGGGCCTACGCGCGGGACCTGTTCCAGACCCCCGGCTTCGGGGACACGGTGGACTTCGAGCAGATCAAGCAGCACTACTACATCGTCCACAGCGACATCAATCCCACCGGCATCGTCCCCGCGGGCCCGGACCTGTCCGGGTGGACGACTCCCCACGGGCGCGAGTCCCTCGGCGGGAGTCCGTTCGGCAACGGCACCCCGCCGGGCCCCGTCCGGCAGGGCGAGCGGGTGGACCCGGCCCACACCCCGCTGCCCTGA